In a genomic window of Weissella tructae:
- a CDS encoding APC family permease, translating to MSNTTNPQGLNRTMTLIPAISTVMGTVIGAGVFFKASNVAEVTGSTSMTLLVWLLGGLVSIAAGLTGAELAAAIPETGGMLVYIERAYGKLWSFLLGWAQVIIYFPASIAAKGVIFGTQVVNLFHLGTNMIVPVGIAALVFVTLVNFLGSKVAGSFQTITLVFKLVPLALIIIFGLLQPGHVEVSLFPIEAGAGTGGFITALGAGLLATMYAYDGWIHVGNIAGEMKNPSRDLPRAILGGLIGITAIYMLVSLVFVRTLSTGALAGNENAAMDVASVIFGPMGGKLITVGILVSIFGTLNGYTLTGMRLPYVMAQAKKLPFSAQLSKLNRFQIPFVAGLFQLTLSIGLMFMGGFDMLTDMLIFVIWMFYTMVFVAVIILRRTEPDLPRPYKVPLYPVIPIIAIASGLFIVIITLITQFSLAMIGLSLTLLGLPVYFFMSKRA from the coding sequence ATGAGTAATACGACTAATCCGCAAGGATTGAACCGTACGATGACTCTAATTCCTGCCATTTCAACAGTCATGGGGACTGTTATCGGAGCAGGAGTTTTCTTTAAAGCATCAAACGTCGCTGAAGTAACTGGGTCAACAAGTATGACATTGTTGGTATGGCTATTAGGTGGTTTAGTTAGTATCGCAGCCGGTTTGACGGGTGCTGAACTAGCTGCTGCAATTCCAGAAACTGGTGGAATGCTAGTTTATATCGAACGTGCATATGGGAAGCTATGGAGTTTCTTACTAGGTTGGGCACAAGTAATTATTTACTTCCCAGCTAGTATTGCAGCCAAAGGGGTAATCTTTGGAACACAAGTTGTGAACTTGTTCCACTTGGGAACAAACATGATTGTGCCTGTTGGAATTGCCGCGTTAGTTTTTGTGACATTGGTTAACTTCTTGGGATCAAAGGTTGCTGGAAGCTTCCAAACAATTACATTGGTCTTTAAGTTAGTGCCATTGGCATTAATCATTATCTTCGGATTGTTGCAACCTGGTCATGTTGAAGTTAGCTTGTTCCCAATTGAAGCGGGAGCAGGAACTGGTGGATTCATTACAGCTCTTGGAGCTGGATTGCTAGCAACGATGTATGCCTACGATGGATGGATCCACGTTGGTAACATCGCTGGTGAAATGAAGAACCCATCACGTGACTTGCCACGTGCCATCTTGGGTGGATTGATCGGAATTACAGCTATCTACATGTTGGTTAGCCTTGTGTTCGTTCGTACGCTATCTACTGGTGCTTTGGCTGGAAATGAAAATGCGGCGATGGACGTTGCATCAGTTATCTTTGGCCCAATGGGTGGTAAGTTGATCACAGTTGGTATCTTGGTTTCAATCTTTGGAACTTTGAATGGATACACTTTGACTGGAATGCGTTTGCCATACGTTATGGCGCAAGCTAAGAAGCTACCTTTCTCAGCACAACTATCAAAGTTGAACCGTTTCCAAATTCCATTTGTAGCTGGTTTGTTCCAACTAACATTGTCAATTGGATTGATGTTCATGGGTGGATTCGACATGCTTACAGACATGTTGATTTTCGTTATCTGGATGTTCTACACAATGGTATTCGTAGCCGTGATCATCTTGCGTCGTACTGAACCAGATTTGCCACGACCATATAAGGTTCCGCTATACCCAGTGATTCCAATCATTGCGATTGCGAGTGGTTTGTTCATTGTGATTATCACATTGATTACACAATTCTCACTAGCTATGATCGGACTATCATTAACATTACTTGGTTTGCCAGTTTACTTCTTTATGAGTAAGCGTGCCTAA
- a CDS encoding isochorismate synthase: protein MILEDYFEWFAQDDNAVYWESADRQTTLMGFGIADTCDATDLDALKRWQATQDVPVFGGFSFDEQIPANQRDLLAGFIAPKVVIDCQTETFYGDVRYLARTLQITLKELTQRQIVSEQTETDWVNRVDDVITIMKEDATKEKTVLGAQKELTFDGPLDEAQLLIDLNHQQKTSYHVAFKRNGTLFLSATPERLVSVKDGQFSTAAVAGSTPRGETPALDETLGEDLLADVKNRHEHELVVSEIVKRVTPMADVTWSNEPILLQTPQIQHLYTPITGHLHANKHLLDVVKVLHPTPALGGVPQQWAMQTIATVEDKARGLFAAPIGMIWPNGDGEFVIGIRAMVLANQTATLFAGAGILAASNAQQEWAEINLKMTPMLSVMKEQINGK from the coding sequence ATGATTTTAGAAGATTACTTTGAATGGTTTGCCCAAGATGACAATGCCGTATATTGGGAAAGTGCCGACCGTCAAACGACACTGATGGGATTTGGGATTGCAGACACATGTGATGCGACAGACTTAGATGCATTGAAGCGCTGGCAAGCTACGCAAGATGTGCCTGTGTTTGGTGGATTTTCTTTTGATGAGCAGATACCAGCTAATCAACGTGATCTACTAGCAGGATTTATCGCGCCTAAAGTCGTGATTGATTGTCAAACAGAAACCTTTTATGGGGATGTTCGCTACCTTGCACGTACACTTCAAATTACGTTGAAAGAACTCACACAACGTCAGATTGTGTCAGAGCAAACTGAAACAGACTGGGTAAATCGTGTTGATGATGTGATTACCATCATGAAAGAAGATGCAACGAAAGAAAAAACGGTGTTGGGTGCGCAAAAAGAACTAACTTTTGATGGTCCGTTAGACGAGGCGCAATTGCTGATTGATTTGAATCACCAACAAAAGACTAGCTACCATGTCGCGTTTAAGCGTAATGGCACGTTGTTCTTATCTGCGACACCCGAACGACTAGTCTCTGTTAAAGATGGGCAATTTTCGACTGCTGCAGTAGCGGGATCTACACCACGTGGTGAAACACCAGCGTTAGATGAGACCTTGGGTGAAGATTTGTTAGCAGATGTGAAGAATCGACATGAACATGAATTGGTCGTCTCTGAAATTGTTAAACGAGTAACGCCGATGGCTGATGTGACTTGGTCAAATGAACCAATCTTATTACAAACCCCACAAATTCAACATTTGTACACACCAATTACCGGTCACTTACACGCTAATAAGCATTTATTGGATGTTGTAAAGGTCTTGCATCCAACACCAGCGTTAGGTGGTGTGCCACAGCAATGGGCGATGCAGACAATTGCGACGGTGGAAGATAAAGCCCGTGGTCTATTCGCCGCACCTATTGGTATGATTTGGCCGAATGGGGATGGGGAATTTGTGATTGGTATTCGTGCCATGGTATTAGCTAATCAGACGGCAACGTTATTCGCCGGGGCTGGTATTTTGGCTGCTTCTAATGCTCAGCAAGAATGGGCTGAAATCAATCTGAAAATGACACCAATGTTGTCAGTCATGAAGGAGCAAATTAATGGTAAATAA
- a CDS encoding DUF2075 domain-containing protein, giving the protein MTNTIFEKFNVAELTTQQVKDLKELESFIQTGLKAKKTHVAVVEGAAGTGKSVLLTALFRKLQSSARSNAGAYTNTKNYFAVNHPELLKVYQEMSMRIPELRQKDYVRPTSLINQLDKTNEIADVVVIDEGHLLLSKSEPYIKFMQDNQLAEIVKRAKVVVVVFDFKQVMQSKMMWSPELLRAQLNDTNVKTFKLGYQHRVQGSVALNTWLTQLGNGELRPIPNDLGGYDVRMYNRADELFKQIQARDAELGLSRVVATTGFVRRHADEHNVYMDGFDLPWDEYDPQKTPWAERPESLHEVGSIYTVQGFDLNYVGVILSPAYEYDDVSDSIVINPDKVTHREIYKRRNDVTNPADIARLEQAYMMNALHVLVTRGIHGMYLTAADPKLRERLLKL; this is encoded by the coding sequence ATGACAAATACGATTTTTGAAAAATTTAATGTGGCAGAGTTAACAACCCAACAGGTGAAGGACTTAAAGGAACTAGAATCTTTTATTCAAACTGGTCTAAAGGCTAAGAAAACACATGTTGCGGTGGTTGAAGGCGCCGCTGGAACTGGGAAAAGTGTCTTATTGACAGCTTTGTTTCGTAAGCTTCAAAGTAGTGCACGATCAAACGCAGGCGCATACACTAATACGAAAAACTATTTTGCGGTAAATCATCCTGAATTATTAAAAGTTTACCAAGAGATGAGTATGCGTATTCCAGAACTACGCCAAAAAGACTATGTACGACCAACTAGTTTAATCAATCAACTAGATAAGACGAATGAAATCGCAGATGTGGTCGTGATTGATGAAGGACATCTTTTGTTATCTAAGTCTGAACCATATATTAAATTTATGCAGGATAATCAATTAGCAGAAATTGTGAAGCGTGCTAAAGTTGTGGTCGTCGTGTTTGATTTTAAACAGGTTATGCAAAGCAAAATGATGTGGAGCCCTGAGTTGTTGCGTGCGCAGCTAAATGACACAAACGTGAAGACATTCAAATTAGGTTACCAACATCGTGTACAAGGCTCTGTGGCGTTAAATACGTGGTTAACGCAGTTAGGGAATGGGGAATTACGACCAATACCTAACGACTTAGGTGGTTATGATGTCCGCATGTATAATCGCGCAGACGAGCTATTTAAACAGATTCAAGCACGCGATGCTGAACTAGGCTTGTCACGCGTCGTGGCCACAACCGGTTTTGTGCGACGTCATGCTGATGAGCATAATGTTTATATGGATGGCTTTGACTTGCCTTGGGATGAATATGATCCACAAAAAACACCATGGGCTGAACGACCTGAGTCCCTTCATGAAGTCGGCTCTATTTACACAGTCCAAGGGTTTGATTTAAATTATGTCGGGGTTATATTAAGTCCAGCATATGAATATGATGATGTTTCAGACAGCATTGTTATTAATCCAGATAAAGTGACACATCGTGAGATTTATAAGCGTCGAAATGACGTAACGAATCCCGCTGATATTGCACGTTTAGAACAAGCCTACATGATGAATGCCTTGCATGTCTTAGTGACGCGTGGGATTCATGGCATGTATTTAACGGCCGCTGATCCAAAATTAAGAGAGCGACTACTGAAGCTTTAG
- a CDS encoding enolase C-terminal domain-like protein has translation MQITQITYRQLALTLQNPFKTAHDVTDQRPLILIAITIDDAYVGYGEVQAFANREYAPQSQNDALGWLKTHVAQLVGIQGEKLEDLLVQLPNDGQFARAGIEMALWDAVGKYEHRSLADMLGEHTETAPVGIALGLDEMGEIDQAQKAGYRRIKLKQANQQFEAIGDVIAIYPDQLFSLDFNASLDDSVTTKDYLKQLQKLGIDLIEEPFKQGSFATYDAEAQALLPLKLSLDEHLNSIADVQMWLAETQVPAYTIKQGKLGGIQAAKQAIDIVLEQEKLPWIGGMLASGLGRAVDAALASYIPTPQYPADISQGNRYFVTDIVADDLTFEAGHVQIPKGPGIGVTLNWPAILAHQVGPTETIKLLQKP, from the coding sequence ATGCAGATTACGCAGATTACCTATCGTCAGTTGGCTTTAACCTTACAAAATCCTTTTAAAACAGCGCATGATGTGACCGATCAACGCCCGTTGATATTAATTGCGATAACCATTGATGATGCTTATGTTGGTTATGGTGAAGTGCAAGCATTCGCAAATCGTGAATATGCACCGCAAAGTCAAAATGACGCGTTAGGCTGGCTAAAAACGCATGTTGCGCAACTTGTGGGCATTCAAGGAGAAAAACTTGAAGATTTGTTGGTGCAATTACCTAATGATGGCCAATTTGCACGGGCTGGGATTGAAATGGCCCTTTGGGATGCAGTTGGGAAATATGAGCACCGGTCGTTAGCTGATATGTTAGGGGAACATACAGAAACCGCACCAGTAGGGATTGCCTTAGGACTTGATGAGATGGGAGAAATCGACCAGGCACAAAAAGCCGGTTATCGCCGCATTAAACTTAAGCAAGCGAACCAACAATTCGAGGCGATTGGGGATGTTATTGCAATATATCCTGATCAATTGTTTTCTTTAGATTTTAATGCGAGCTTAGATGATTCTGTTACGACCAAAGATTACTTAAAACAATTGCAGAAGTTAGGAATTGATTTAATTGAAGAACCATTCAAGCAAGGATCATTTGCCACCTATGACGCAGAAGCTCAAGCATTATTACCGTTAAAATTGAGTTTGGATGAACACCTCAATAGTATCGCTGATGTGCAGATGTGGTTGGCCGAAACACAGGTACCAGCTTATACCATTAAGCAGGGAAAATTAGGTGGCATTCAGGCGGCTAAACAAGCAATTGATATAGTTTTAGAACAAGAAAAACTTCCTTGGATTGGGGGTATGTTGGCTTCAGGTCTGGGGCGGGCAGTAGATGCTGCCTTGGCGAGTTATATACCAACACCACAATATCCAGCTGACATCTCACAAGGCAATCGTTATTTTGTGACTGATATTGTAGCAGATGATCTAACCTTTGAAGCAGGACATGTTCAGATTCCAAAAGGACCTGGGATTGGTGTGACATTAAATTGGCCTGCTATTTTAGCGCACCAAGTTGGACCAACGGAAACGATAAAGTTGTTACAAAAGCCATAA
- the menH gene encoding 2-succinyl-6-hydroxy-2,4-cyclohexadiene-1-carboxylate synthase, whose product MNKVVTINDYPYQVTIEGDGQPTWVFFHGFLGSQHEFSAIKPKGTCVYIDLLGFGMAAPTVSVERLSVSQQIGDLKQLFDALNLEQVHLVGYSMGARLALSFAMTYPEMIKQLILESGTAGLPSIDEQVERQQKDEKLAQRLEKNGLPDFVAMWEQLPLFATQSQVTETIQMSVRQQRLNQVAVNMANSLRAFGTGTMPNYWEDLEQLTMPVTVITGALDTKFTDLGQRLDKAIRQSRQIIVPEVGHNVHLEAPETYTEILESDW is encoded by the coding sequence ATGAATAAAGTTGTCACAATTAACGACTATCCTTATCAAGTCACGATTGAAGGGGATGGGCAGCCTACTTGGGTCTTTTTCCATGGTTTTCTAGGGAGCCAACACGAGTTTTCAGCCATTAAGCCGAAAGGCACGTGTGTCTATATTGATTTGCTTGGCTTTGGTATGGCGGCACCAACCGTAAGCGTTGAACGCTTATCTGTTTCGCAACAGATTGGTGATTTAAAACAATTGTTTGATGCATTAAATCTGGAACAAGTTCATTTGGTTGGTTATTCGATGGGGGCCCGTTTAGCATTGAGCTTTGCGATGACGTATCCAGAAATGATCAAGCAATTGATTCTAGAAAGCGGTACAGCTGGTTTGCCAAGTATCGATGAACAAGTAGAACGCCAACAAAAAGATGAAAAGCTAGCGCAACGTCTTGAGAAAAATGGCTTACCAGATTTTGTCGCGATGTGGGAGCAACTCCCTTTGTTTGCGACGCAAAGTCAGGTGACTGAAACGATTCAGATGTCGGTACGGCAACAACGGCTTAACCAAGTCGCAGTTAATATGGCGAATTCATTACGTGCGTTTGGGACAGGAACCATGCCAAATTACTGGGAAGATTTAGAACAGTTAACCATGCCAGTAACGGTTATTACAGGAGCGTTGGACACTAAATTTACTGACTTGGGGCAACGATTAGATAAAGCCATTCGACAGAGTCGTCAGATAATTGTGCCTGAGGTGGGGCATAATGTGCATCTCGAGGCGCCTGAAACCTATACGGAAATCCTAGAGTCTGATTGGTAA
- a CDS encoding LTA synthase family protein yields the protein MFILLCLLLGAAMTFAVVREFSPQLKGWRLGIAYLWYTVMLNGVTLLVIRFGLHKTKYVQQIFGHPSMMKLINYVLFALGLMCVYLVIRYIGRKSKFGFVAEPRALSKKQISSYAVVSLFIAAGLFISVGAVWFLTTFGKITPEQLAFQLNSTTDGADTSVTDSLWNGPIVLLVIATMTGIRLLWGNWSLKAVKWHVSAKWVKGMILALLVSIVGAGLYYAAHELRVTSLYRSIWTSSEYVKDNYVDPDKTKLKFPEQKRNLVHIYLESYENSYLAKKDGGNMDTNLMPDLQKLSEEGVHFSDSTKFGGPEQTYGSSWSVAGMVNMSAGLPLKVSTQNAYGKEGSFLPGATNMGDILAAQGYNQTVMFGADADFGGLTTYYKTHGDHKIYDYSYARANGKIPTNYKEFWGFEDKKLYQYAQEELTELAAQPEPFSFVMENADTHFQNGYKEKGMAEPFDQQYANVIFHSQAEVTKFVRWIQSQPFYENTTIVLTGDHLSMDKKFFKDFDPSYHRTTFNLILNGTQEDTKMKTTNRQYASFDYFPTILSNMGVDIKGDRLGLGTDLSSKTPTLLERDGVDYFNREMERKSPFYETEFVSEEGHESHVMIPQVENFNNTYGHILPKKK from the coding sequence ATGTTTATACTATTATGTTTATTGTTAGGTGCAGCCATGACCTTTGCAGTTGTGCGTGAATTCTCACCACAATTAAAGGGTTGGCGTTTGGGTATCGCATATCTGTGGTACACAGTGATGCTAAATGGTGTGACCCTACTAGTAATCCGTTTTGGATTACACAAAACGAAGTATGTTCAACAAATTTTTGGACACCCTTCAATGATGAAATTAATAAACTACGTGCTATTTGCTCTTGGTTTGATGTGCGTCTACTTAGTGATTCGTTACATTGGTCGCAAGTCTAAGTTTGGTTTTGTTGCCGAACCACGAGCATTGTCAAAGAAGCAAATCAGCAGCTATGCGGTTGTTAGCCTATTTATTGCGGCTGGTTTATTTATCTCAGTCGGTGCGGTTTGGTTTTTGACAACATTTGGAAAGATTACACCAGAACAATTGGCCTTCCAATTGAATTCAACAACTGATGGTGCAGATACATCAGTGACAGATTCATTGTGGAATGGTCCGATTGTCTTATTGGTAATCGCTACAATGACAGGTATTCGCTTGTTGTGGGGAAACTGGTCTCTTAAAGCAGTTAAGTGGCATGTTTCCGCTAAATGGGTTAAAGGAATGATTCTAGCCCTGTTAGTGTCAATTGTTGGTGCTGGTTTGTACTATGCTGCTCACGAGTTGCGTGTAACAAGTTTGTATCGTTCAATTTGGACAAGTTCAGAATATGTTAAGGATAACTATGTTGATCCTGACAAGACTAAGTTGAAGTTCCCAGAACAAAAGCGTAATTTGGTGCATATTTATCTAGAATCATATGAAAATTCATATCTAGCCAAGAAAGATGGCGGAAATATGGATACTAATTTGATGCCAGATCTACAAAAGTTGTCTGAAGAAGGGGTGCATTTCTCTGATTCAACAAAGTTTGGTGGACCAGAACAAACATATGGATCAAGCTGGTCTGTTGCTGGTATGGTTAACATGTCTGCTGGATTGCCTCTAAAAGTTTCAACTCAAAACGCCTATGGTAAGGAAGGTAGCTTCCTACCAGGTGCCACAAACATGGGTGATATTTTAGCCGCACAAGGTTATAACCAAACAGTGATGTTTGGGGCCGATGCTGATTTTGGTGGGTTAACTACTTACTACAAGACACACGGTGACCATAAGATTTATGATTACAGTTACGCACGTGCGAATGGTAAAATCCCAACAAACTATAAAGAATTCTGGGGATTTGAAGATAAGAAGTTGTATCAATATGCGCAAGAAGAATTAACGGAACTTGCCGCACAACCTGAACCATTTAGTTTTGTGATGGAAAATGCAGATACACATTTCCAAAATGGTTACAAGGAAAAGGGGATGGCAGAACCGTTTGATCAACAATATGCCAACGTTATTTTCCATTCACAAGCTGAAGTAACAAAGTTTGTGCGTTGGATTCAAAGCCAACCATTCTACGAAAATACAACGATTGTTTTGACTGGTGATCACTTGAGTATGGATAAGAAGTTCTTTAAGGACTTTGATCCTAGTTACCACCGTACAACTTTCAATTTGATTTTGAATGGAACGCAAGAAGACACAAAGATGAAGACAACAAATCGTCAATATGCCTCATTTGATTATTTCCCAACAATTCTGTCAAACATGGGTGTTGATATTAAGGGTGATCGTCTGGGATTAGGAACTGACTTGAGTTCAAAGACACCAACGTTATTAGAACGTGACGGTGTTGATTACTTTAACCGTGAGATGGAACGTAAGAGCCCATTCTACGAAACTGAATTTGTTTCAGAAGAAGGCCACGAATCACACGTGATGATTCCACAAGTGGAAAACTTCAACAATACTTACGGACATATTTTGCCAAAGAAGAAGTAA
- a CDS encoding 2-hydroxycarboxylate transporter family protein — MVALSKLTNTLKTYKIDGISLLMYAIMISLMIFLIHVGAYPTNLLGNLFLVFVTGNLLYTIGSSIPFFNQYLGGGAVFTLVGTSLLAMTGAIPAYLVDSVELWLSDSKFIDFFIISLIVGSILGISRHVIGPVAIRFLPVAFLSIMSTLLILAFVAYVLGFDINKAMLYVAFPIMGGGISAGAIPLSELYASTFGASRDYLSTILPAVILGNIFAIIVSGWVTNRAQGTKLDGQGNLLRRHFNRLHEKTLVDNANAQNFGIGLMVILTIYMIGTVLHYVCPVINRYAFIIVVVMIIKFSGRMSVEYEDAAVAFSQIITKNLTHAVLAGVGLTKLDLHVVFATISWKLVLLVVVSVLTITIVAGCLGYLMGLYPLESSVVAGLVNNSMGGTGNLAVLSASNRLNLMGFAQMGNRLGGSLTLVIAGGYIALFT, encoded by the coding sequence ATGGTAGCACTGAGTAAATTAACTAATACACTAAAAACTTATAAAATTGATGGTATTAGTCTATTGATGTACGCCATTATGATTAGCTTAATGATTTTTTTGATTCATGTAGGCGCTTATCCAACTAATTTGTTGGGCAATCTATTCTTGGTATTTGTGACGGGAAACTTGCTGTATACGATTGGGTCAAGTATTCCATTTTTTAACCAATATCTAGGTGGGGGTGCGGTCTTTACGTTAGTAGGGACATCGTTACTCGCGATGACGGGCGCAATTCCGGCATATTTAGTTGATTCAGTTGAGCTATGGTTAAGTGACAGTAAATTTATCGACTTTTTTATCATTTCATTGATTGTTGGATCGATTTTAGGGATTAGTCGCCATGTGATTGGGCCAGTTGCGATTCGTTTTTTGCCAGTCGCTTTTCTATCTATTATGAGTACGTTACTGATTCTAGCCTTTGTGGCTTATGTCCTTGGGTTTGATATCAACAAAGCCATGCTATATGTTGCTTTCCCAATTATGGGCGGTGGTATTAGCGCTGGGGCAATTCCCTTGTCTGAACTATATGCATCAACTTTTGGTGCAAGCCGTGATTATCTATCAACAATTTTACCGGCTGTTATATTGGGAAATATTTTTGCCATTATTGTTTCTGGTTGGGTTACAAACAGGGCGCAAGGTACAAAATTAGATGGTCAGGGTAATTTATTGCGTCGCCACTTTAATCGATTACATGAGAAAACGCTGGTCGATAATGCGAATGCCCAAAATTTTGGAATTGGCTTGATGGTTATTTTAACCATCTATATGATTGGAACGGTTTTACATTACGTATGTCCAGTGATTAATCGTTATGCATTTATCATTGTGGTTGTGATGATTATTAAATTTTCTGGTCGAATGTCAGTAGAATATGAAGATGCGGCGGTAGCCTTTAGCCAAATTATTACCAAAAATCTAACACATGCTGTCTTAGCAGGGGTTGGACTAACCAAATTAGATTTACACGTTGTCTTTGCAACTATTTCATGGAAGTTAGTCTTATTAGTCGTTGTGAGTGTTTTGACAATCACCATCGTGGCAGGGTGCTTGGGCTACTTAATGGGACTATATCCGTTGGAATCGTCTGTTGTAGCAGGTTTAGTTAATAATTCAATGGGTGGCACAGGTAATCTAGCCGTCCTAAGTGCCTCTAATCGATTAAATTTGATGGGATTTGCCCAGATGGGAAATCGATTAGGCGGCTCGCTAACCCTAGTTATAGCAGGGGGTTACATTGCATTGTTTACGTAA
- the menD gene encoding 2-succinyl-5-enolpyruvyl-6-hydroxy-3-cyclohexene-1-carboxylic-acid synthase: MVNKTLTTHVQHLIQSLVQQGVQHFIVSPGSRSTPLALLLAEYSRHVNSSVEVHIAVDERDAAFLALGLAKTQQAPVALLATSGTATANYLPALAEARLSHVPLIVLTTDRPQELQHVGAPQTMQQVGMYGDHVKAAMQLTLQDDHADVSAYIDYQVQQLVHQAVTQPAGPVQINLPLRKPLMPDLGTEWPDVQVQTFLSGTTHTDVAALMPVLTNKQVMILAGPAETAWQTESFAALAEKWHVPVIADVLSGVRGQAHMIAGIDALLAADAISTDMVPDVVIRFGGTPVSGRLLPWLHTADVLEIQVGTQHVGHDHSRHTTMNIVGDDMTILQDLLTMDVVGDKRFLADWQATQGRLSAVQEPSTLTEMSVAQALSKLPVDAQLFLANSMVIRDFDNYWQPSASVATMANRGANGIDGTIASAVGMALNGQPTWLPIGDLTLFHDMNGLMLARQNDIDLTLVVTNNNGGGIFSFLPQSQADDYFEEMFGTGQDLDIAKIAALYDAEYHLVTDLTDLTRLVDTQWHGLRLIEIKTDRAENVFAHSERIRSLQEAHHE; the protein is encoded by the coding sequence ATGGTAAATAAAACACTAACAACACATGTGCAACACTTAATTCAAAGTCTTGTTCAACAAGGTGTCCAACACTTTATCGTGTCACCAGGCTCACGTTCAACGCCATTAGCTTTATTGTTGGCTGAATACAGCCGCCATGTTAATTCATCGGTGGAAGTCCATATTGCGGTAGACGAACGTGATGCTGCCTTTTTGGCCTTGGGCTTGGCAAAGACACAACAAGCACCAGTCGCCTTATTAGCGACATCTGGAACAGCGACGGCGAACTATTTGCCTGCCTTAGCTGAGGCGCGTCTATCACATGTGCCTTTGATTGTTCTGACGACAGATCGTCCACAAGAATTACAACATGTGGGTGCACCACAAACGATGCAACAAGTGGGCATGTATGGTGACCACGTGAAGGCCGCCATGCAATTGACCTTGCAAGATGACCATGCGGATGTGAGTGCCTATATTGATTATCAAGTCCAACAATTAGTACACCAAGCAGTAACGCAACCAGCAGGACCAGTTCAAATTAATTTGCCTTTACGTAAGCCATTGATGCCTGATTTGGGTACTGAATGGCCTGATGTGCAAGTCCAAACATTTCTATCAGGGACAACCCACACTGATGTCGCTGCTTTGATGCCGGTATTAACGAACAAACAGGTGATGATTCTAGCTGGACCGGCTGAAACAGCTTGGCAGACAGAAAGCTTTGCCGCATTGGCGGAGAAGTGGCATGTACCAGTGATCGCTGATGTTTTGAGTGGTGTGCGTGGGCAAGCGCATATGATTGCTGGAATTGATGCCTTGTTGGCGGCTGATGCCATTAGCACAGATATGGTGCCTGACGTGGTGATTCGTTTTGGTGGGACACCAGTCTCTGGTCGTCTATTACCATGGTTGCACACAGCAGATGTCTTGGAAATTCAAGTGGGGACGCAACATGTAGGCCATGACCATTCACGTCATACAACCATGAATATCGTGGGTGATGACATGACGATTCTGCAGGATCTATTAACGATGGATGTTGTGGGTGACAAAAGGTTCTTGGCTGATTGGCAAGCTACACAAGGGCGTTTATCAGCAGTTCAAGAACCATCAACATTGACTGAAATGAGTGTGGCACAAGCGTTATCAAAATTGCCGGTGGATGCACAATTATTCCTCGCCAATTCAATGGTGATTCGTGATTTTGATAACTATTGGCAACCATCCGCCAGCGTCGCAACCATGGCTAATCGTGGCGCGAATGGGATTGATGGGACGATTGCGTCAGCTGTGGGGATGGCCTTGAATGGACAACCTACCTGGTTGCCGATCGGTGACTTAACTTTATTCCATGACATGAATGGGCTAATGTTAGCGCGTCAAAATGACATTGATCTAACCTTAGTTGTCACCAACAATAACGGTGGGGGAATCTTTTCATTCTTACCGCAATCACAAGCTGATGACTACTTTGAAGAGATGTTTGGTACTGGACAAGATTTGGATATTGCTAAGATTGCGGCTTTGTATGACGCTGAATATCATTTGGTCACAGACCTGACTGACTTAACCCGTTTGGTTGACACCCAATGGCATGGGTTACGTCTAATTGAAATAAAAACTGATCGTGCAGAAAATGTTTTTGCGCACAGTGAGCGTATTCGTTCATTACAAGAGGCACATCATGAATAA